A stretch of Castanea sativa cultivar Marrone di Chiusa Pesio chromosome 2, ASM4071231v1 DNA encodes these proteins:
- the LOC142625847 gene encoding uncharacterized protein LOC142625847 produces the protein MASTCVTGFLAVLFVLQPWIALSDLLPPVFSPVFDDVCKEVACGKGTCKPSNQSAFLFECECNPGWRQANYGPAENFKFLPCVVPNCAVNYSCMNASSPIQDKGSTANESIFDLCHWAYCGGGFCNKTSNFTYGCECAKDYYNILNDTSLPCFQDCAIGVDCSSQGISSSNKSTSATQALSNDATSNYLWLITLMTFMAVVHWK, from the exons ATGGCTTCCACTTGTGTCACTGGTTTTCTTGCAGTTTTGTTTGTTCTGCAACCTTGGATTGCTTTAAGCGACCTTTTGCCCCCTGTTTTCTCTCCAGTCTTTG ATGATGTTTGTAAAGAAGTGGCGTGCGGAAAAGGAACTTGCAAGCCATCAAATCAAAGCGCTTTCTTGTTTGAATGTGAATGCAATCCTGGGTGGAGGCAGGCTAACTATGGCCCTGCCGAAAACTTCAAGTTTCTACCTTGTGTGGTTCCCAATT GTGCCGTCAATTACTCCTGCATGAATGCCTCCTCACCCATCCAAGACAAAGGGAGCACAGCTAATGAATCAATCTTCGATc TGTGCCATTGGGCCTATTGTGGAGGTGGCTTTTGCAACAAAACATCAAATTTCACATATGGCTGTGAATGTGCCAAGGATTATTATAATATTCTTAATGATACTTCCTTGCCATGTTTCCAAGATT GTGCAATTGGAGTGGATTGTTCAAGCCAGGGAATATCATCTTCAAACAAATCTACTTCTGCAACACAAGCATTGTCTAATGATG ctACTTCAAATTATCTTTGGTTGATAACCCTGATGACATTCATGGCTGTGGTTCACTGGAAATAG